In Beijerinckiaceae bacterium, the sequence CCGAAAAAAGACCCGCCCCAACTTGTTGATTTTGAGCGCTTCCTCTTCGATCTTATGTGCAAATGGTCGAATTTCGCCAGCGCCGAAGTAAAACTGGCTGGGGTCTTTCCATTTCTACCTATCTTGCGCTAAACCCACGCAGCCCTTAAACGCGGCTGACACCGCGGCCGTTCCAATTGGCCGTTTCCTTAGTTTTTCTGATCCGGATCGAGAATGACGCAACCGGGAATTTTTACGCCTGGACGACAAACTGCGGGAATCCTCGCGGGAAAACGGGGCTTGGTCCTCGGGCTCGCCAATAATCGGTCGATCGCTTGGGGAATCGCCAAGGCTGCCCATGAGGCGGGTGCCGAACTCGCCTTCACCTTCCAGGGCGAATCGCTCGAAAAAAGGGTCCGGCCCTTGGCCAAGGAACTCGGCGCCCATGTGGTGGGAGATTGCGATGTCACCGACCCCGCGACCCTGGACGCCGCCTTCAAGCAAATTGAAAGTATTTGGGGGAATTTAGACTTCGTTGTGCACTGCGTGGCCTTTTCAGACAAGGATCAGTTGACCGGCCGATATATCGACACGACAGCGGACAACTTCAGCAATTCTTTGCTGGTCTCCTGTTATTCTTTTACCGCCGTGGCGCAGCGCGCCGAAAAATTAATGCCCAACGGCGGCGCGATGTTGACCCTCACGTATTATGGCGCGGAAAAATGGATGCCCCATTATAATGTGATGGGGCTTGCCAAGGCTGCGCTTGAATCGAGCGTCCGCTATTTGGCCGCGGATCTGGGCGAGCGCAACATTCGGGTCAACGCCATATCGGCCGGACCCATTAAGACTCTGGCGGCCTCCGGCATCGGCGACTTCCGCTATATTCTGAAATGGAACGAGTATAATGCTCCGCTTCGGCGTACGGTGACGATCGAAGAAGTCGGCGAGAGCGCCGCCTTTCTTTTGTCCTCAATGGCCCGCGGCATTACCGGCGAAATCCTTCATGTCGACGCGGGCTACCATGTCGTTGGCATGAAAAACCCCGCCGCCCCCGATATTTCCGTTCTTGGCAAGGATTGAGGCGTTCACTGGCCATTCAGTTGCGAACGCCCATTGTCTCGCGTTGGAACCTGGGATCGAGCTGAAGCACGGCAATTCGAGCACGACAAAGTTCGGGCACAAAAGAAATGTTTAGTGCAATTTCGGTATTCTAAATTCCAACATCGACATTCATCCAGATCATGATCGACGTGCGTCAGCGCACCGAGACTTAATTAAATCGTCTTCAAGGGTCGATAGAGCACAGTCATGGAATTGTTTCCGATCGATGCTTCGGTCCTGCCAAGGGCGCGGGCGACGGTTCGGGGTCATCCCGCAAAGCCTTAACATTCAGGGCGAATTTGCCAATCGGCAAATGCATTTCAGCATGATCGCACGTGCGGTCCAAGCTGGGGTGTTCGGGAGCAAAGGCAAACGGAAATAGCTATGTTGCACACGCTGGCAATCGCCTCTGCTTCCTCCGAAATTGACGAGGGCAAGACCCTTCCCTTCAAAGCCGGCGCGATTTTGCATGGTCCCCTCCGGCCGGATTTGATTCGCGACGAACTGCTTTGTGAAATTTTTGCGGCGACCGTTGCGAGAGACCCCTCCGCCACCGCGATGATCACGCAGGAGGGCAAGCTTTCCTATGCTGAAGTCGACGCACGCGCGGAGGCACTCGCAAAAGGGCTGTTGCGCAAGGGAATCCGGCCGGGCCGCATCGTCGGCCTCTGGATGCCGCGCGGCCATGAACTCCTGATCGCACAGATCGCGATCGCCAAGACCGGCGCCGCCTGGCTTCCCTTCGACGCCGACGCGCCGGTGGAGCGCATTGCCGTCTGTCTGTCCGACGCCGAAGCCCGTGGCGTTCTGACCTCCGCGGACCTTGTTGCCGAAATTGCCGCCCTGGCAGCTTGCCCGGCCTGGACGTATGCCGAAGTCCTGACCGATTCTTTGGACGTTGCGGACACCGAGCTCGACGCTCGCTCCCTTGGCGCACGTCCCGACGATCCCGCCTATCTCATCTACACCTCGGGGTCCACCGGGACCCCAAAAGGAATCGTCATCTCGGGCCGCAACATCTGCCATTATTTGCGTGCCGCCAACGAAACATACGGGGTCCGCGAGACCGACGTCGTGTTTCAAGGTGCTTCGGTCGCCTTTGATCTTTCGATGGAGGAAATCTGGCTTCCCTATCTGGCTGGCGCGGCCCTTTTCGTGGCCAGCGCCGAGATGATGGGGGAAGCCGACAAGCTTCCCGGTCTTATGGAAGAAAATCGCGTCACGGTCCTCGATACCGTGCCAACTCTGCTTGGTCTCCTACCCCGCGACGTCTCGACCTTGCGTTTGATCATCCTCGGCGGCGAAGCCTGCCCGCCGGCGATTGCCACGCGCTGGTGCGCGCCGGGGCGGACGATCTTCAATTCCTATGGGCCGACGGAGACGACGGTGGTCGCAACCGTCGCGGAAGTGCTGCCCGGCCGGCCTGTCACGATCGGCCGTCCCATCGCCAACTACACCTGCTATGTGGCGGATGATCGTCTCGATCTTCTCCCGCCCGGCGTTGAAGGCGAGCTCCTCATCGGCGGCCCCGGAGTGGCGAAAGGCTATTTGCGCCGCGACAGCCTGACACGCGAGAAGTTCATCGCCAATCCTTATGCTTCCCTTGGCGCCGATCCGGTCCTGTACCGGTCGGGCGATGCGGTCGAGATCGATGGCAATGGCGAGATCGCGTTTCGCGGGCGGATCGACGATCAAGTGAAAGTCCGCGGTTTTCGCGTCGAACTCGGCGAGATCGAGGCCAAGCTCGCCGATCTTCCCGGTGTTGGGCAAGCCGCCGTTGTCCTTCGCAACGATTTCGAAATCGAGCTGCTGGTCGCATTTATCGTTCCCGCCTTGGATGTCGAAATCGACACGCGGCAGCTTCGCAGCGAACTGCGGGCGGTCCTGCCGGCCTATATGGTGCCGGCACGGTTCGAACTGCAAAACCTCCTGCCTCGGCTCTCGTCCGGCAAGATCGACCGCAAGAGCCTGAAGCAAATATCGCTCTCCGCCAGCGACGGGAATGAGGCGCAGGAAGACCCCCGCAATGAGACGGAGGCGATCCTCCTCGCCGCTGCCAAGCGCGTGCTGCCGCCGCAGACGATCCCGTTCGACGCCGACTTCTTCACGGACCTCGGCGGTCATTCGCTTCTCGCGGCGCGTTTCATCTCGGTTGTGCGTGAGACGCCGGCGCTGTCGCGCATTACTTTGCAGGACGTCTATACGGCTCGTTCTCTACGCGCGATCGGCGAACTTCTCGATCAGAAATGGGCGCGGACCGCCAAGCCCGAGGATCTCTCTTTCACCCCACCGCCGCTGCTGCGCCGATTCCTATGCGGCGCAGCCCAGGCGCTTGCGCTGCCGGTTATTCTCGCGCTGGTGACCGCCCAATGGCTGGGCGTGTTTGTCAGCTACATGTTGCTGACCGGGGCCGACGCAAGTTTCTTTGAGGAAGTGATCTCGCTCATCGGCGTCTATATGTGCATCAATATCGCAACGGTTGCCATCGTCATCGCCGCGAAATGGTTGATCATCGGCAAGACCAAACCCGGCCGCTATCCGCTGTGGGGAGTCTATTTCTTCCGCTGGTGGCTGGTGAAACGTTTTCTCGGTCTCGTCCATCTCAAATGGTTCCAAGGTTCTCCCATCATGCGGCTGTATCTGGCCGCGCTGGGCGCGAAGATCGGCAAGGACGCGATCATCGGCGAAGTCGAACCGGGCGCCGTCGATCTCATCTCGATTGGCGCCGGCGCCAGTCTTGGCTCGATCACCAATTTCGCCAATGCGCGGGTCGAGGGAAATGAGCTGATCATCGGCACGGTCGAAATCGGCGCCGGCGCCTATATCGGCTCGTCCTGCGTCATCGAAGAAGATGTCGTGATCGCGGAAGGCGCCGAAATCGCAGATCTGACTGCGATCGGCGCGGGTGGGCGCATCGGAGCCTATGAGGTTTGGGACGGCTCGCCGGCTCGTAGGGTCGGCATGGTCGATCGCGCCGCCCTCGACGCACCCTCGACGGCCTCGGGCGCACAGCGGCGTGCCATGGGCGTGATGTATCTCGTCCTGCTGCTCGCCATTCCTCCCCTCGGCCTGTTGCCGATCTTTCCGGCCTTTTGGGTCTTCGACCGGATCGACGATCTGATCGGGATCGCCGATTTCGATCGCACGCTTTACATGCTTTCGATCCCGATCATGGCCTGGCCGACCGCCTTCGTGATGGTTCTCGTCACGGTCGGGTTCATCGCGGCCTGCCGTTGGATCATCCTGCCGCGCGTCCGCGAAGGGACCTATTCGGTCCATTCCTGGTTCTATTTCCGAAAATGGGCGGTGGCGCTTGCAACCGAGGTCACGCTCGAGACTTTATCGTCCTTGTTCGCGACCGTTTACATGCGCGTCTGGTATCGCCTCATGGGCGCCAAGATCGGCAAGGACGCTGAGATTTCGACCAATCTGTCCGGCCGTTACGATCTTGTCGAGATTGGGGAGAAATGTTTCATTGCCGATGAGGTTATCCTCGGCGACGAAGAAATCCGCAACGGTTGGATGTATTTGAAACGGGTCAAGACCGGCCCGCGCGTCTTTGTCGGCAATAGCGCCGTCGTACCGGCCGGAACCGAAATTCCGGCCGATGCGCTGATCGGCATCAAGTCGAAGCCGCCCGCAAATCATTTGATGCACAAGGGCGATACCTGGTTCGGATCGCCACCGATCAAACTGCCGGTCCGCCAGACGTTCGATGCCGGTACCAATTGGACCTATGAAGCGCCGCGCTGGAAGAAATTCGCGCGCGCCTGCTTCGAGGCGGTCACGATTTCTCTTCCGACCATGCTGTTCATCACTTTCGGAACCTGGGCCGTTGAATGGTTCAGCGCCAGCGTGCTCGCTGGAGCCTATTTCCAAATGATGTGGCAGTTTACGGTCGCCTCGGTGGCCATTTGCTCGGCTCTGACGGCATCGGTGATCATCTTGAAATGGATCACGATGGGGCGCTACGAGCCGATGGTGAAACCGATGTGGTCCTGGTGGGCGATGCGGACCGAGGCGGTTGCGGTCATCTATTGGGGCATGGCCGGCAAGGTTCTGCTCGATCATTTGCGGGGAACCCCTTTCCTCCCCTGGGTCATGCGCCTGTTCGGCACGAAATTCGGGCGTGGGGTCTATATGGATATGACCGACATCACCGAATTCGACTGCGTGCATGTCGGCAATTACGCGGCGTTGAATGCGTTGAGCGCCTTGCAAACGCATCTTTACGAGGATCGCGTGATGAAGGTCGGCAAGGTTTTTGTCGGCAACAGCGTGACCGTCGGCGCCGGATCCACCGTGCTTTACGATACGCTGGTTTCCGACCATGCCCGCTTGGGACCGCTGACCCTGGTGATGAAGGGCGAGCAAATTCCCGCCAATTCCGAATGGGCGGGCGCGCCCGCGGAGCCCAGGGCGGTGCCGCACTCCACGATCATCCATAAGGCTGCCGCCTGAGATTGAAGGTGGACTCGATTGGTCCTTTCTCAGGAATTCAAAGAAGGGCGATCGCCGCCACCTGCCGTCCATAGTCCGGCTCATTGCGATGGATCGAGCGGCGATAGGAATAAAACCGCTCGGCATCCGCATAGGTATCCTGTCCGAGGTCTTCACAGGATCCGATGCCCGCGAGCCGCAATCGCTCCGCGATAAAGCCCGGCAGATCGAACATGAAATGCCCGGCGCGTTCCGAGGTCGAAAAGAAGCGCGCATGGTCTTGCGAGGCCGCAAGGAATCGGTCTAAAAATTCACCGCCGACTTCATAGGTATCGCGCGAGATCATCGGGCCCAGCACGGCGACCGTCGAAGAGCGGTTGGCGCCAATCGACTCCATCGTCGCGAGCGTCGCTTCAAGCACACCGGTGAGCGCGCCCTTCCAGCCGGCATGCGCGGCCCCGATCACGCACGCCTTCATGTCGGCGAACAGAATCATGCCGCAGTCGGCGCCCGTGACCCCGAGGCCGACGCCTGGCGTCGAAGTGACCAAGGCATCGCATCGGGGGCGTTCGGTGAATGGCCGGGTCACCACCAATGCATCGGGCGAATGGGTTTGAAACGGCACCAGAAGATGCGCCGGCTCAATCCGAAGATAAGCCGCCATCCGGCGGCGGTTTTCGGCAACGGCTTGTGGATCGTCCCTTGAACCAACCCCGCCATTCAGCGTCGCATAAATTCCGGTCGAGACCCCGCCTTGCCGGGTGAAGAATCCATGGGTCAAGCCCGGCGCCTCGAGAACGGTTGCAGAGAGGGGATTTGCCATTTGTTGGGTCATGTCGCCGCCACCTCGAAACCAGGCGGGGTCCCAAGTCCCGGCGCGGTCACCGCCAGAGCCTTGAACAGCTTCGCCATATGAGTTTGACCCGCGCGCCCGGGCGCGCTGCCCGCGAGGCGGTCGAGCGCCGCATCGATCGCGGCTGCCTGCCGCGCATCGGCATGTGCCCGCAATTTCGCCGCGCGTTCGTAGAGGCCGAGGCGGGTCAAAAATTCGCCTTGCGGCACCGGCCCGTGAACTTCGGCGCCAGCGGCGCGCGCCGCCCGCCCAAGACCGCAAAAATCGACATGGGCCGTCAGATCGGCTTCTCCCGGATCGCTCAAGGGATCCGCGAACCGATGGCGCTTGAGGGCCTGCAAGGTATCGCCGCGCGCCGGCGTATCATAGCCGTAGTCGATGGCGAGCAGCGCCCCGCCTTCAGCCACCAGCCGCGCAGCGAGCCGCGCCATGACGCGCGCGGCCGCGTCGGACGCCTCGAATATTTGCCCTTCCTCGCCCGTCAGAGTGACACCGGGATCGGGATAGGGCGCAAGCCCAAAGCGCAAACGGCCTTGCTCGTCCAGGCCGACCAATCTTTCAAGCCAGCCATCGGCGCGGCGAACGAAGTGGCGCACCGGGAGGCAATCGAAAAACTCATTGGCGATGATAAGGGCCGGTCCGGCAGGCAAAGCCTCGACACGATCGTGCCATCGCGCAACACACCCGGACTCCTGCAGCACCGCCTGCTGACATTGCCGCAAAACTTCGCTTGTCTCGACAAAGTTCAGATCCAGGGCCGCAAGAAAATCGGGCGCGACGCGCGCCGCGCGTAAAGCGTCTGCCATCAAGGTGCCGCGGCCGGGCCCCAATTCGACGAGAAGAAATGGACTTGGCGCACCCATGCCGCGCCAAACCGCGACACACCAAAGTCCAATCAATTCACCGAACATCTGGCTGATTTCCGGCGCGGTGGTGAAATCGCCTTTCTCGCCGAGCGGCATTCTGGAGCGGTAATAGCCATGCGCGGGATGCGACAGCGCCAGCGTCATATAAGTCTCAAGGCTGATCGGGCCGGCTTCGGCGATCATTTCACGGATGATGGTTTCAAGCGCAGTCATGCGGGTCTGTTCAGACCGGGGCTCGGCTCCTGCCGCAAGGCCCAAAAGATGAACAACAGCCCCAGCGCAATCATGGGCAAAGACAACAGCATGCCCATGGTTGCACCGCCAAACAGAAAACCGAGCTGCGGGTCTGGCTCCCGGAAAAATTCACAAGCAATCCGCGCTACTCCGTAACCCACGGCAAAAATCCCGGTGACGAGACCCGGCCGCCGCAGCGCACCCAACTGGACGGCAATATACAGGACCAGGAAGAGCACCAAGCCTTCGAGACCCGCCTCATAAAGCTGGCTCGGGTGGCGCGGCAGCGGCCCGGCGCCGGGAAATACCATGGCCCAAGCCACGTCGGTCGGCCTCCCCCATAATTCCGGCTTGATGAAATTGGCGATCCGGCCGAGAAAAATCCCAATCGGAACCGCGGCGGTACAAACATCGGCCAGACTCAAAACCGAAATCTTCTTGCGTTTGCCGAGAATATAAATCGCCAGGGCAGTGCCGACGACCCCGCCATGAAAAGACATGCCGCCTTTCCACACACTCAGAATTTCATCTGGGTGCGCCAGATAGAAATTCGCATTGTAAAAAAGCACATAGCCGAGCCGCCCCCCCACGATAACACCGAGCGCCGCATAGACGAGCAGATCGTCGATCTGGACCGGATCGATCGGCGACACCCCGCCCCACAGGCTTTTTTGCCTGACCAGGGTTCGGGCGTAGGCCCAGCCGAGCACCAGCCCCACGATATAAGCCAATGCGTACCAGCGGATAGGCAGCGGCCCGACAGTCAGCAGGACCGGATCGATGCTCGGGTAGGCAAGGGAGATCAAGATGGCGCTCCGCGGGTCATGGAAAGCAAGCAATGTCTTTGCCGGGGTGGCGTTCGCAGCGCCCGGATCAAGGCAAATTGCTTGGCCTTGAGTCAAGCTGGGATCCCGCCTCCCCGGGCTGAAACCGCAGTGGCGCAACAATCGGTTACAAAGTCATGTCGGCTTCATGACCGGCCTCATAAATCAGTGGTCGCTCGCAACAATCCTGTGTTACAAGCGCCTACGCTATGGGAGTGATTCATGTCACAGAATCGGGTTTTTGACGATTTCGCGCGTCTCGTGACCGATGCCGGCGAGATGGCGCAAGGCGTTCGCCGCGAAGCGGAAACCGCCGTGAAAAGTCAACTCGAACGATTGCTCGCGACAATGGACGTCGTGACGCGCGAGGAATTTGAAGCCGTCAAGCAGATGGCCGCGATGGCGCGCGACGAGAACGAAAAATTGAGTCAAAGGATAGCTGCGCTCGAGGCCGAGATTCGCGCCACGAGTAAAAGCCCCGGCGCCTGATGCAATTCGGCCAGCTTCAGGGTCGGCCGGACGGCAAGGTTGGAAACCACTTCGGGCAACGGTGCGTTCGAACTGGGATTGAGCGTTTCCATTTCTACTGAACCCGACGGAGCCCTCCGCTTCCTCCCTTAAGCCCAAGATTATTCACATCGATCGGGCGGCCTTCCAGAACAGGCCCGTCATTGCCTCGGAGCTTGCATCATGTTCGATCATGAATCAGACGTGCCCGTATCGCATGTGTCACGCTTTAGCGTGGTCGGCTTCCTGCTTCGGGAATGGCCCTATGTCGCCATGCTCTCGCTCGCCCTGTTTGGAGTCGCCTACACCAGCATGTCTCGGCAGCAAATGACGACCTATTGGATCGCTCTTGCCCCGTTCTTTGGCCTGATCTGCGTCATTGCCCGATGGGGGGACATTCATGGCACCAAGGCGCATTGGCAACTCATCCAGTCCCAGGCTCTTCACTGGTTTGCCGTGGTCCTGGCGATGTATCTGGTGTTTGTCTCCGATGTGAAGCAGATCATGAATTCGGACGCCAGCGCTTTGGTCGTGCTGACCATTCTGGCGCTGGGGACGTTCACGGCCGGAGTTCACGTCGCCGCTTGGCGGATCTGCCTGGTCGGAGTCGTGCTGGGGTGCGGAGTTCCCGCCATCGCATGGCTTGAGGAATCGACGCTGCTGCTGGTGCTGTTGGCGATGGTGTTCATTGCGATCGCGGTTCTGTTCTATTTGCATGATCCGCGGGGTTCCAAAAAGGACTCGGAAGCGGCTCCTTATTAGGTGCCCTCGCCCCAGAACCGCCAGAAGCCGGACTTCTTCGGCAAAGGTTCCTGGGGAACGCTGGTCAGTGGAATCGAGGGGGCCGCCGGCTCAAGCTGCGTGGTGAGATATTCCCGGGTCGCAAAACGGACCAGAACGCCAATCGCGGCGGCGAGCGGCACCGCGATCAGCAGCCCGACGAAGCCGAATAAATAGCCGAACGCGGCAATCGCAAACATCACCCAGACAGGATTGAGGTTGATGCGCGAGGCGATGAGGTAAGGCGCAAGCGCGTAGTCGGCGATGGACTGGCCGCCGACGAAAATGCCCAGCACGACCAGAAACATTGTCCAGTCCGGCCAGAACTGGAGCGCCGCGACACAAAGCGATAGCACCAGCCCGATCAGCGACCCGAGATAGGGAATGAAACTGATCAGGCCGGCTGCAAGGCCGATCAGCAGTCCGTGGTTGAGTCCGATCAACCGGAGAGCCGCCGCATAATACACGGCGAGGATGAGACAGATCGTCCCCTGGCCGCGCAGGAAGCCAGCCAGCGTGTCATCAATTTCGCGCGCAACCGTCCATACCGTTTCACGCTGTGCCGCGGGAATCGAACGGTCGATGGTTGCGATCAGCCCGTCCCAATCGTTGAGCAAATAGAAAGTGACGATGGGGGTCACCACAAGAAGCGAGAACAGCGACAGCAATGCCTGGCTATCCGACCACAGCGAGCGGAGGACGCTTGGAATCCAATCGGCGCCGAGGGTGGCGATCTCGCCCAGCGACTGCTGGGCTTCGTTCACGCCTTCGCCGACAAGCTTGCGCAGCCAGGGACGGCTCGGATCGTTTGCGAGCGCTTGCAGCTGACCGATATAGGTCGGAACCTTGTCGATAAAGATTGCAACTTCTTCGCCGATGACGGGGACTGCCCCCACCAACAGAAGGCCGACGCCGATAATGAACACGCTGAGAATGCCAAGCGCCGCGACAGCCCGGTTCAGCCCCCATTTCTCAAGACGATTGACAACCGGGTTGAGCAAATAGGCTAGGGCGATCCCGGCCACGAACGGCAGGAGGATTTGGCGGAGCAGCACAACCATCGTGGCGATGACCGCCAGCGTGCCGATCCAGAACACGGTAGGGCGCGCTGCTTTCATGAACTGACACTCCGACGGCAGCGACGGTTACCGGATTGCGCAAATTGCGCCTCGGCAAATCTTGGCTGTCTGACAGAAATGTCAACATGGAATTCAATTCTCCCAAGAAAAAGTCGTCCAAATGTTTCTAAATGGAGACCAGGGCCGTCGAATCTCGGACAGGCTCTGCGCTTTTAGGCAGGACCCTGCGGCGCCAACGATCCTTTCGGTTCCTAAAACTTGCTCGATTGGGGACAACGTCCGTCGGGATAGTTGCGCAACCGCGCCCGGTTGTGATTCCTTCGAATCGTGGATCGAACAACGTTTTGAGTCGCAAGCCAGTGTCCCATGCACCTGGCCTTTCGAATCGTAGAGCCGCGTTTCGCATGTCGTCCTTCGAGGCAGCGCCCCGAAGGGCAATCACCCGAGGCCTTGGAATGTCGCTTTTGCAAGCAGAATTCGACCGCACCGAACATCCGGTCGATATCATCGAAAGAATCGCCTCGCACAATCACTGGTCGTTCGACCGCGACGAAGAAGACGAGATTTCGATTTTGGTGGCCGGCAGCTGGTCCGATTACAACATCGCTTTCACCTGGCTGCCGCAGGTGGAAGCCCTGCATGTCGCTTGCGCCTTCGATCTCAAAGTGCCGCCGCCGCGCCGGCTGGAACTTTCCTCCCTTGTCTCGCTGATCAATGAGCAATTGTGGATCGGCCATTTCGACATCTGGCCGGCCGACGGCGTGATCATGTTCAGGCATGCGCTTTTGCTGGTCGGCGGCGCCGAGCTGAACGGCCAGCAATGCAAAACCGTTCTTGCCACTGCCGTGCGCGCCTGCGAACGCTATTATCAAGCGTTTCAATTTGTCGTGTGGGCCGGCAAGACCGGGCACGAGGCGCTGGACACGATCATGCTCGAAACCGAAGGCTGCGCCTGACATGGCGGCGGCGGGCCTCGATCGCCTCGACTCCTCGCTTGTTCTCGCGGGAGCCGGCAGGATGGGCGAGGCTTTGCTGCGGGCCTGGCTCGATCAGGGCTACGATCCGCAAAAAATAAGCGTGATCGAACCGCAACCCTCGCCAAGCATCGCCGAACTCGCGGCCAGCAGAGGGTTCAGGCTGGGTGCTCCGTCAAGACCGCCGGACGTTCTTGTCCTCGCCATGAAGCCGCAAAGCCTCGATGAAGCCGCGGCCGCAGTCGGAACCCTTGCCGCCGTCAACACTCTGGTCATCTCCATCCTGGCCGGAAAAACCATGGCCGATCTCGCGGCGAGGCTGCCGAATGCGCGGGCCATCGCGCGCGCGATGCCGAATCTTCCGGCTGCCGTCGGCCGTGGAATAACCGCGGTGGTCGCCAACCCGTCCGTGACACCCCTCCAGCACCAGATAGCCGAAGCTTTGCTGGCCGCGACCGGGCAGATCGAATGGCTCGCGGAGGAGGGGCTGATCAACGCCGTGACCGCCGTTGTCGGCTCGGGTCCAGCCTATGTCTTCTACTTCACCGAATGTTTGGCGGAGGCCGGGCTCGCCCTTGGTTTGCCGCAAGACGTCGCCGAACGCCTCGCCCGCGCCACGGTCGAGGGCGCCGGCGAATTATTGTTCAGATCCCCCGAGACCCCAGCGGAATTGCGGGAGAACGTGACATCAAGGGGCGGCACCACTGCCGCCGCGCTCGAAATCCTGATGGCGCCGGACGGTCTCGCGCCGCTGATGCGCCGCGCGGCCGAGGCCGCAAAGCGGCGCGCCGAGGCTCTTTCGGGATAGCAAATGCGAATGTTGCGACGGATAGGCTGTCTAGCCTTCACCTTGGGCCAAGGAATAGTAACGCCAGCCTTTGCTGCAGGAACGGATGACCCGTTTATCGCGCTTCAAACGAATGTCACGGGCATTTTTACTTATGTCCGCAGCGCGGAAATAGAAGCTTTTGCTGACGTTAGCCCTTCCCATTGCCTTTTATTGTTTGCAGGCGGCAAAAATGTCCGTGCCTATCAAAAATGCACAGCAATTATGGGAGAAAGCCATAGGAAAAGTTTTGCCGTGTTTTCGAGCGACTTTGGCAAAGTATTCATTTATCCCCCTGTTATTTACGAACTGCTCTGGACCGGCAATTCCGGCTGTCGCGTAACCTTGAAGAGCGGCAAATTTGTCTATGCAAAACAATCCTGTAATGAGGTGCACGAGCGATTGCTGCGAGACTAGAGCGCTTCCCGATCAGATGGAATCATCTGATCGAAAAGGAAACGCTCAAGTTCAACGAGTGGGAGCATGTTCTGATCGAAAAAGTCGGTCAACTTTTTCGGAACAGGCTCTAGGTTT encodes:
- a CDS encoding AI-2E family transporter; translation: MKAARPTVFWIGTLAVIATMVVLLRQILLPFVAGIALAYLLNPVVNRLEKWGLNRAVAALGILSVFIIGVGLLLVGAVPVIGEEVAIFIDKVPTYIGQLQALANDPSRPWLRKLVGEGVNEAQQSLGEIATLGADWIPSVLRSLWSDSQALLSLFSLLVVTPIVTFYLLNDWDGLIATIDRSIPAAQRETVWTVAREIDDTLAGFLRGQGTICLILAVYYAAALRLIGLNHGLLIGLAAGLISFIPYLGSLIGLVLSLCVAALQFWPDWTMFLVVLGIFVGGQSIADYALAPYLIASRINLNPVWVMFAIAAFGYLFGFVGLLIAVPLAAAIGVLVRFATREYLTTQLEPAAPSIPLTSVPQEPLPKKSGFWRFWGEGT
- a CDS encoding pyrroline-5-carboxylate reductase, yielding MAAAGLDRLDSSLVLAGAGRMGEALLRAWLDQGYDPQKISVIEPQPSPSIAELAASRGFRLGAPSRPPDVLVLAMKPQSLDEAAAAVGTLAAVNTLVISILAGKTMADLAARLPNARAIARAMPNLPAAVGRGITAVVANPSVTPLQHQIAEALLAATGQIEWLAEEGLINAVTAVVGSGPAYVFYFTECLAEAGLALGLPQDVAERLARATVEGAGELLFRSPETPAELRENVTSRGGTTAAALEILMAPDGLAPLMRRAAEAAKRRAEALSG